The Rhodocytophaga rosea genome has a segment encoding these proteins:
- a CDS encoding glycosyltransferase family 61 protein — MRRLSKKVIRKIKSIIAKTIPHNVSYRPKDVYENVQEYLHEDNRKKPAPAYKELYPSYTSVINIDEEFYSKCADYMDLPRQAAIPTAYIVEIPHGRLHTDTVFSVAIISRDNKLVGGVSYQMGKNKAKENSIFEQTFFITPKKYSGTAFHLLIGGSGDNNYFHWLFDALCRIHLLQKSGWFDRIDYFIVPGFELGYQKDTLRLLGIDDNKIIPGNVETHIVADSLVATNYVRYHSHVPAWACSFLKNNFPKVIEAGERVYPYVYVSRNDSDKRFVINENELVNFLAEYGFKKVELGNMTFQQQVNLFGSAKVIIGPHGAGWANLVFCEPGTTAIELFASEYIIPVYYDLANKAGVNYQYMACESDASAENVKQGMRLNLLVDLNQLKPMLETIMEKYSAESNSY, encoded by the coding sequence ATGCGCCGCCTATCTAAAAAAGTTATTCGAAAAATTAAGAGTATTATTGCCAAGACCATTCCTCATAATGTATCCTACCGGCCTAAAGATGTGTATGAAAATGTGCAGGAGTATTTACATGAAGATAACCGCAAAAAACCTGCACCTGCATATAAAGAATTATATCCTTCCTATACCTCTGTTATCAACATAGACGAAGAATTTTACAGCAAGTGTGCCGATTATATGGACCTTCCCCGGCAGGCGGCTATTCCAACTGCCTATATTGTAGAAATTCCTCATGGAAGATTACATACAGATACCGTTTTTAGTGTAGCGATTATTTCCAGAGATAACAAGCTGGTGGGTGGAGTCTCTTATCAGATGGGAAAAAATAAGGCAAAAGAAAACTCGATTTTTGAACAAACTTTTTTTATCACACCTAAGAAATATTCAGGTACTGCTTTTCATCTGCTTATCGGGGGAAGCGGAGACAACAATTACTTTCACTGGCTGTTCGACGCTTTATGCCGCATTCATTTATTACAAAAAAGTGGCTGGTTCGACCGGATAGATTATTTTATTGTGCCCGGATTTGAATTAGGCTACCAGAAAGATACCCTGCGTTTGCTGGGTATAGATGACAATAAAATTATCCCTGGAAATGTAGAAACACACATAGTGGCGGATTCACTGGTAGCAACGAACTATGTAAGATATCATTCTCACGTTCCTGCGTGGGCATGTTCGTTCCTGAAAAATAATTTCCCGAAAGTGATAGAAGCAGGGGAAAGAGTATATCCCTATGTATATGTAAGCCGCAATGATTCTGATAAACGGTTTGTGATTAATGAGAACGAACTTGTAAACTTCCTGGCTGAATACGGTTTCAAAAAAGTTGAATTGGGAAATATGACTTTCCAGCAGCAGGTAAATCTTTTTGGTTCTGCCAAAGTAATTATCGGGCCTCATGGGGCTGGCTGGGCAAATTTAGTTTTCTGCGAGCCCGGAACTACAGCTATTGAATTATTTGCCAGTGAGTATATTATTCCGGTATATTACGATCTGGCCAATAAAGCCGGCGTTAATTATCAGTATATGGCTTGCGAATCGGATGCAAGTGCAGAAAATGTAAAGCAGGGGATGCGGCTAAACTTACTCGTAGATCTAAACCAGTTAAAGCCTATGCTGGAAACAATCATGGAAAAATATTCTGCTGAAAGCAATTCCTATTAA
- a CDS encoding acyl-CoA carboxylase subunit beta codes for MENKSQEVHAEKFAVLERKNQEALLGGGQTRIEAQHKKGKLTARERIQLLIDQGSFEEIGKFVMHRTKDFGLDKEYYLGDGVVTGYGTIQGRLVYVYAQDFTVFGGALSETHAEKICRIMDLAMKNGAPVIGLNDSGGARIQEGVISLAGYAEIFYRNTLASGVIPQISAIMGPCAGGAVYSPAITDFIMMVENTSYMFVTGPNVVKTVTHENVTAEELGGASTHSIKSGVTHFACANEVECIQSIKKLLSYIPQNCEDDAPRVAYEANQDESRSALNGIVPENPNQPYDMREVIEGVIDTDSFFEVHRNFAENIVVGFARLGGRSIGIVGNQPAVLAGVLDIHASTKAARFVRFCDSFNIPLLVFEDVPGFMPGTDQEWNGIITNGAKLLYAFCEATVPRITVITRKAYGGAYDVMNSKHIGADMNYAWPTAEIAVMGAKGAAEIIFKREIAESADPEAKLQEKVTEYTNKFANPYRAAHRGYIDEVILPEQTRQKLLKAFQMLENKVDSLPKKKHGNIPL; via the coding sequence ATGGAAAACAAAAGCCAGGAAGTTCATGCAGAAAAATTTGCTGTTTTAGAAAGAAAAAACCAGGAAGCCTTGCTCGGCGGCGGACAAACACGGATTGAGGCACAACATAAAAAAGGCAAACTCACGGCTAGAGAACGCATTCAATTATTAATAGACCAGGGAAGTTTCGAAGAGATCGGCAAATTTGTGATGCACCGGACTAAAGATTTTGGTCTGGATAAGGAATATTACCTGGGTGACGGCGTAGTTACCGGATATGGCACCATTCAGGGTAGATTAGTATATGTATATGCGCAAGATTTTACCGTATTTGGCGGAGCTCTCTCCGAAACCCATGCCGAAAAGATATGCCGCATTATGGACTTGGCTATGAAAAATGGGGCACCAGTGATCGGGTTAAATGATTCCGGTGGTGCACGTATTCAGGAAGGAGTGATTTCTCTGGCTGGGTATGCAGAAATATTTTACCGCAATACGCTGGCTTCAGGAGTGATCCCCCAGATTTCGGCCATTATGGGACCTTGTGCTGGCGGAGCCGTATATTCACCAGCCATTACCGATTTTATAATGATGGTTGAAAATACTTCCTACATGTTTGTGACCGGACCAAATGTGGTAAAAACAGTAACCCATGAGAATGTAACAGCCGAAGAATTAGGAGGTGCCAGTACACATAGTATTAAAAGCGGCGTTACCCATTTTGCCTGTGCCAATGAAGTAGAATGTATCCAGTCCATAAAAAAATTGCTCAGCTATATTCCGCAAAACTGCGAGGACGATGCCCCCAGAGTAGCTTACGAAGCTAATCAGGACGAAAGCCGGTCAGCACTTAACGGTATTGTTCCTGAAAATCCAAATCAGCCCTATGATATGCGTGAAGTGATTGAAGGCGTAATTGATACAGATAGTTTTTTTGAGGTACACCGCAATTTTGCTGAAAATATTGTAGTGGGGTTCGCCCGGCTCGGTGGCAGAAGTATTGGTATTGTTGGCAATCAGCCTGCTGTACTGGCTGGCGTGCTGGATATTCATGCCAGTACAAAAGCTGCTCGCTTTGTGCGTTTTTGCGATAGTTTTAATATTCCCTTACTGGTGTTTGAAGATGTACCTGGATTTATGCCTGGCACCGACCAGGAATGGAATGGCATTATTACCAATGGTGCTAAATTGTTGTATGCCTTTTGTGAAGCTACGGTACCGAGAATTACTGTAATTACCCGGAAAGCATATGGTGGAGCTTATGATGTAATGAATTCCAAACACATTGGGGCTGATATGAACTATGCCTGGCCTACAGCCGAAATTGCAGTAATGGGTGCCAAAGGTGCCGCCGAAATTATATTCAAACGCGAAATTGCCGAATCTGCGGACCCTGAAGCCAAATTGCAGGAAAAGGTTACGGAATATACTAACAAGTTTGCCAATCCATACAGGGCAGCACACCGGGGTTATATTGATGAGGTGATTTTACCGGAGCAAACCCGGCAGAAGTTATTAAAGGCTTTTCAGATGCTGGAAAACAAGGTGGATAGCTTGCCCAAAAAGAAACATGGAAATATTCCTTTATAG